A window of Miscanthus floridulus cultivar M001 chromosome 12, ASM1932011v1, whole genome shotgun sequence genomic DNA:
CTGCAAGTCATCAGCCTCAAGTTGCACCTAATGTGAATCCGAGATCAAGCAAAGCTAAACTCGATCTAATCAATCAACAACCATGGACTGAATCAAATAGTCCTGACCATGGACTCAATAAACAGTTCAATACATGAGTAATCCGAGTCCCTTAGAAAGCCTTTTGATTCAATCAATAGCTCAAAACATGACTGAATCAATCAACACCTGACCGGAAGTATATATTTGATCTTGGAAAGCCTTTTGATTCATGCGGCAAGAACTGAAAAAATAAATTACTGAATATAAAGACCAACCTGCAGAAGGTCACATTCCACAATGTTGGTGTCACACATCAGTTGGTGGCAGCCGCCAAACCAGCCCTCTCCCTTGGGCTGGCTGCGGCCAAATGCATAATAAGAGTGTTTACCGTTTACCGGAGAATGCCAGGAACCAATGTTTCTCAATATTCTTCACTGGGAAAAAGAGGAACTCACCTTTATTTGCGTCATAATGCTCAACAAATTAATGTTCAAACAGCTGCCATATACATCTCCACACTGATCTTGATCGACTGTTTGAACTCACCTTTAAATGCAGAAACCAAAATAGACACTAAGGATATGGAAAACATCATGACCCCTTAAAAATATGTTATAGAAGCATAACTTAGGCCATGAtcgcttgtcttatgagttgTACTATTTCAGTGaataaacagtgtttttctctcacaataaattaatgaatagtactttcaaccatgacttttcagcaaagcgaacagggcctttgtATTTGTAATTGTAGTATAAAATGCACTAGAGTCCAATAACTTTTGAGGAAATATCATTAACTTTTGGGTACCTAAACTTTTTTAATTGATTCATTATAGGTCCGTACCCTTTTGTTTATATTTGTATTTTACATAAACCTTCCTATATTTCTTCTTCGTCTTCTGATCGAGAGCACGGCGGCGTGCAGCGCGAGCAAACAGGACGGAGGCTGGAGCGGCAGGTACGTGGGCGATGGGCGCAGATCCCCGCTGCTAGCGGTATGTGCGGGTGCGCAGGTCGTCTTCACGCCGTGGGTTTGGAGAGCTGAGCATACGGGTGTTGGCGGCTCGATTTCCATCCAGAATATCCGGCGGCGAAACTGAGCCACATCAACGAAAGTATTTGTTCATGTGAGCTCCAATGAATATCAGCTGCACGCAGAGTTCAGTCTTGAGCCTGATGCCACACAGTTCTAACCTTAGGGCTTCGTTGTATTAGGCCGTACTAAATGTGAAGGTTTCGTGCTTTGTTAAAAGAGGTTtagtgactaaactttagtcgtttAGAGTTCATCAGCTGATAAAAAATCGCAACGAGTTTCTGTTCTCACTTGTGCACAGATATCGATTTCATAACGTACAACCAGGAACAATTACCACACGTGATTCGGAAATATGGAAAGAAATAGTTGCTAAATGAATCATATTTTGTGATTGTTACAAATAAGCCTGTGCATAATCCCTGGTGTATCGAAAGGTAACCAGTGATACACATGGTTATTGTGAAAATGGGATTAATCATGACCGGGGATGAAACGCCGGCGACCATGGACGGGAAAATGATACATTTTTGTGTGATGCGACGACGGGGGCTGCGACCGTGCGGCGTGACAGCAGAGGAGAAAAGGATACGAAATGCGGCATGGTGGAAGCAGAGGCAGGTTCGTGCTGGGTGCGCCACCGCCATCCGTCGTCCGCGCAATGTAGCACGATGGAGGAGGCTCGGTGTTTCCTAGGGCTTAGTTCGCTGAAGAACAAGCCAAAAACGGTTCTGGCTGAAGAACAAGCCAAAAACGgttccggctgatttattgtgagagaaaaatattattccgattaaaaaaaacaagctgaaaaatatAGATTATAAGACAAGCAAACAGGGCCATATAAATAATTTTCTCGTGAAACAAACCAAACCAGAGTCGTGGCCTAGATCCACACATCTCGGTTTGGGGCTTTGGGCTAGGGCTGGATTTGGTTTGGCACAGTTAGGGTCGGGCCCATACATTACCCATTACAAAATTAATTAAAACAATAACAGCTTGCTTTAGGATTCGTGCAAACTTCATGGAAAGGTCCATTGAACCAAGGAATGAGACATCTTTGTCCAAATCATTTGCTCCTTTGCACATACTTTTATGCAGAGGATAGATCGTCTCCGACAAATGTACTACTGCTAAAGATTGAAAGGCATTTTACTGTTTGTCTCGCTAGGCAATCATAGATAGGGTGCAGGTTAGCACATTTTATTTTAAGTGCGGCATGCATGATACTTGCTCCTCACAAGCAACACATCTACTGCATATTGTCTATATTGACTTATATTCCTGCATCCACTGTCAGTTTATTGGGTCCAATCCCTGTGCAATCCTTGCGTTGATGCTGGAGTAGAGTTCATCTCCTGAGCCCGAGGAAGGAGAGAACGAACGCGAAGTAGTTGAAGCGGTAGAGGTAGCGCATCAGGGTGACCTTGCTCTCGTCCCACGGAGGGTACCTGAGTGTCAGCTCCACGAGGTAGCCCCGCTTCATGACCGCCTTCTTGTGGCTGAACATCTCGAACGAGTACTTCCCATGGTACTGCCCGAACCCGCTCTGCCCGACGCCGCCGAACGGGAGCCCGTCGATCGCGTACTGCGAAGAACACCAAGTCAACCACCAGAAGAACAACCATAGCTACGTGATAAATTTCTGCCTACGCTACAGCTACGCCTAGTAGGAGGGAGTACCTGTACTACCGCGTCGTTAAAGGTGACGCTCCCGGACGACGTCTCGTCCACGATCCGTCGCCGCAGCGCGGCGTCCCGGGTGAACGCGTAGATGGCGAGCGGCTTCGGCATGGCCTTCACGAAGGCGATGCTGTCCTCGATCTTCTTGACCTGTGTGTACTCAGCGCCTCAGTTCACCAGCCGGTCACCGGAGCAAAATTAAAGGCGCCACCTGCCACAGGCTTCACGAATTTACCGTGATGATCGGGAGCAGGGGGCCGAATATCTCCTCGGTCATGATCGCGGAGTCCAGCGGTGGGTTTAGCAGTATCGTGGGCTCAATGTACCTGGGACAGTTTTGTCAGAACAATGACCCTGTCTTCACACAGGAAGCCAGTTGGCAAATCACTGAATGTTCAGAAACTCACAAGTTCTTGGCATCCATGGAGCCGCCATGCAGGACGGACGGTGCCACGGATCTGTCTTCCAGAAGGTTACTCAGCCTCTCGAAGTGGCGCTTGTTCACGATCCGTGCCATGTGATCCGTTTCCTGGAAGAACCTCTTCAGCGTCGACTTGAGCACCTTGATCTTCAGAGCGGGCGAAAACACAAGGCATGCACGACGAGAAACCCACGTCAGTTGCAAACATTCTCGGAGCATGATCAGCGACAAGCCGGGGGTTAATTAATACATAGTTAATCAAACAGTAGGCGGCAGCAGTGCACCAGGATGGGCGCGAAGCGCTCCTCGACGAGCACGTAGTCGATGGCGATGCAGGCCTGTCCGGCGCAGGACGACCACTTGCCCGCGATGATGCGGTTCACCGAGATCTGCAGGACCCGGGCACTGCCCATGGCGTCGAAGATGCACGGGCACTTGCCGCCCAGCTCCAGCGCGACGGGCGTCAGGTGCCTGGACGCCGCGGCCATCACGGCGCGCGCGATGCGCGGGCTCCCTGTACGTGGGGGCAATGGACAGTGTGCTGAAGTGACCGCCCTGAACTTGTGCTTCCGGAAACGCTTTGGTTGCCACCATCAGGACATCGGGTAAAAAACTTGGGTAGCTTACCGGTGAAGAGGACCTTGTCCCAGCGGTGTTCCATGAGCTGCTCCCCGACCTCCGGGCCGCCCTGGACGACCTTCACCGCGGAGGAGTCCATGTACCTCCCGATGTTGTCGGCCAGGAACCTGGAGGTGCACGGCGAGAGCTCCGACGGCTTCAGGGCCACGGCGTTCCCGGCCGCTATCGCCCCGATCAGCGGCTCCAGTGATAGGCCTGCGTGTGGAACGTAACCAACGCACGTGACATGACTGAGTACGTATCTATGTCCCGTACTTGCAACACTGTGCGCCTATGGCTATCATAATGCGATATTGCTGGTTGTAGGCAGTACTAGCACTTACTACCACAGACGACAATCAGTACTCGAACAATTTACGACCGAGTACGCCTGCGGAGTGGTAAAATGATGAACGTACAAACTCCTACTAATCTTGGAGTGGTTACTGCAAGGACGATATTTTGGACAATTTCAGCTGGCCGGAGCTGGAGTGCTGGACAGGACAGCTGGTAAATTGGCTAGTCGCCTGTACAGAAGGAACCAACCTCACCAGGCCACCATGCTAAATTGCTAATTTTATACTAATCTTGCTAGCTAGCATAAGATTAGCAGCCACGGTAATTTTACACCAGTTCAAGCTCTGCGCATTGAAACCACTCTCTGGCGCTCTCGCTCAGCATGTGGGCCGCTGAACGCCTGATTGCCTGAATCGATGTCTTATGCCACCGCATTCAGGGTGTGCTGCTGAAAGCCTGAAACCTTCAAAGTAGACAGCCGATTGGAAGGACGGGACGGGTATTGCCCCCACAAGTCAGAAAGGCACATGGAGCCTCTGAAAGAACATATGAAAGGCTGTTCACTGTGTTGCCCCTGCCCTGATCGGTTTAGTTTGCTTCAGAATTATCAGAGTGTATCGATCTATCGGGCTCTTGGTGATGCTTGCAACCATTTTCCCATCGGAGTGTTCTTCTCAGTTTAGTTTGCTTCAGAATTATCAGAGGTCAATAGGTCATGTCATGTGGTTTTGAGTCGTTTGACCTGTATGCAAAACCATTTGCTAGAAACATCGTTAAATCTCTTGGTGCAGTTTCATCAAACGATCAGATTGCATCATTAATTCTGATAGCTTTAGGGAAAGAGA
This region includes:
- the LOC136497237 gene encoding aldehyde dehydrogenase family 3 member F1-like; the protein is MDSSAVKVVQGGPEVGEQLMEHRWDKVLFTGSPRIARAVMAAASRHLTPVALELGGKCPCIFDAMGSARVLQISVNRIIAGKWSSCAGQACIAIDYVLVEERFAPILIKVLKSTLKRFFQETDHMARIVNKRHFERLSNLLEDRSVAPSVLHGGSMDAKNLYIEPTILLNPPLDSAIMTEEIFGPLLPIITVKKIEDSIAFVKAMPKPLAIYAFTRDAALRRRIVDETSSGSVTFNDAVVQYAIDGLPFGGVGQSGFGQYHGKYSFEMFSHKKAVMKRGYLVELTLRYPPWDESKVTLMRYLYRFNYFAFVLSFLGLRR